Below is a window of Mycobacterium dioxanotrophicus DNA.
GGACCTCAGGGCCCTCAAGCCGTTCATCAAGGAGTATCAGCCGGTTCTCGTCGGTGTCGGGGTCGGCGCCGACGTGCTGCGCAAGGCCGGGTACCGGCCCGCGCTGATCGTCGGTGATCCGGACAAGCTGAGCGTGGAGGTGCTGCGCTGCGGCGCCCAGGTGGTGCTGCCCGCCGACGCCGATGGCCACGCCGCCGGGCTCGAGCGCATTCAGGATCTCGGGATCGGGGCGATGACCTTCCCGGCCGCCGGGTCGGCCGCCGACCTCGCGCTGCTGCTGTGTGACCACCACGGCGCCTCGCTGATCGTCACCGCGGGCCACGCCGCCAACATCGAGGAGTTCTTCGACCGCTCCCGGCAGGCCAGCAACCCGTCGACCTTCCTGACCCGGCTGAAGGTGGGGGAGAAGCTGGTCGACGCCAAAGCGGTGGCAACGCTCTACCGCAGCCGGGTGTCCGGCGGTGCGATCGCGCTGCTGGTGCTGGCCATGCTGGTGGCCGTCATCGTCGCGCTGTGGGTGTCGCGCGCCGACACCGCGGTGCTCGACTGGGTGGCCAACTATTGGCACCAGTTCATCACCTGGGTGCAGGGCCTGGTCAGCTAGTCGACGGCTGAGCTGTGATTTCACTACGCGCACACGCGATCTCGTTGGCAGCGGTGTTCCTGGCGCTGGCCATCGGCGTCGCCCTCGGGTCCGGGCTGCTGTCCAACACGGTGCTGTCCGGTTTGCGTGACGACAAACAACAGCTTCAACACCAGATCGACTCGCTCACCGAGGACAAGAACGCGCTCAACCAGAAACTCAACGCCGCAGGCGAATTCGATGCGCAACTGGCGCCGCGGATGGTGCGTGACGCGCTCAAGGACAAGTCCGTGGTGCTGTTCCGCACGCCCGACGCCGCCGACGGCGATGTCGACGCGATCGCGCGCATCATCGGACAGGCCGGCGGCACCGTCAGCGGCGCGGTGTCGATGACGAGCGAGTTCGTCGAGGCCAACTCTGCCGACAAGTTGCTCTCGGTGGTCAACTCGCCCGTCGTGCCCGCAGGCAAACAGCTCAACACCGTCGCCCTCGACCAAGGCTCGCAGGCGGGCGACCTTCTCGGGATGGCGCTGCTCATCGACAAGAACCCGACGGTTCCTCCGGTCGACGACACCCAGCGCAACACCGTGCTGACCGCGCTGCGCGATACCGGGTTCCTCAGCTACAACGGGCACATCGGCGCCGCCAACACCGCGGTGATCGTGACGGGAGGGCCGTTGGGCGACGACGGCGGCAACCGCGGGACCACGGTCGCGCGACTGGCCGCCGGGCTGGCTCCGCACGGATCCGGTGTCGTCCTGATCGGCCGCGATGGTTCGGCCTCGGGCACGGGCCCGGTCGCGGTGGTCAGATCCGATGCCGGTCTCACCGGCGCCGTCAGTACTGTCGACGACGCTGACACCAGCGCTGGCCAGATCACGACCGTGTTGGCCCTCGGCGAACTCGCGTCCGGTGGCAAGCCGGGACAGTACGGCACTGGTCGCGGTGCGGCCTCGGTCACCCTGCCGCAGTAGCGGCCCGCATAGATTTGCTCCTCATGTCCGCGGTATCTGATTTGCTCCTCGCGTCCGCGGCACCGATTTGCTCCTCCCGTCCGCGGTGCGTCTGCAACAGCTTGTCCGCGACGGTGTTAAGGTGAGATTCCGTGGGTCGGCAGGCCCCAGGCCAGTTCGGCGATCCCCTGCCCGTCGTCACGGAGGTTGTTTTTGCCCCCCTTACGCAAGCACCCGCAAACCGCCACCAAGCATATTTTTGTCACCGGTGGCGTGGTGTCATCGCTCGGAAAGGGTCTGACCGCATCCAGCCTGGGTCAGCTGCTGACCGCTCGGGGACTGCAGGTGACCATGCAGAAGCTCGACCCGTATCTCAACGTCGACCCGGGCACCATGAACCCGTTCCAGCACGGCGAGGTCTTCGTCACGGAGGACGGCGCCGAAACTGACCTGGACGTCGGCCACTACGAGCGCTTCCTGGACCGCGATCTGTCGGGCTCGGCCAACGTGACCACGGGCCAGGTCTATTCGACGGTCATCGCCAAGGAGCGCCGCGGTGAGTACCTCGGTGACACCGTCCAGGTGATCCCGCACATCACCGACGAGATCAAGAACCGCATCCTGGCCATGGCCGAGCCCGATGCCCGCGGGCACCGGCCCGATGTGGTGATCACCGAGATCGGTGGCACGGTCGGCGATATCGAATCGCAGCCGTTCCTGGAGGCCGCCCGCCAGGTCCGCCACGACGTGGGCCGCGACAACGTCTTCTTCCTGCACGTATCGCTGGTGCCGTACCTCGCGCCGTCCGGCGAGCTGAAAACGAAGCCCACCCAGCATTCGGTGGCCGCGTTGCGCAGCATCGGTATCACGCCCGACGCGCTGATCCTGCGTTGTGACCGCGACGTGCCCGAACCGCTGAAGAACAAGATCGCGCTGATGTGCGACGTCGACGTCGACGGTGTGATCTCCACGCCCGACGCTCCGTCGATCTACGACATCCCCAAGGTGCTGCACCGCGAGGAACTCGACGCCTATGTGGTGCGCCGGTTGAACCTGCCCTTCCGGGACGTCGACTGGACGGAGTGGGACGACCTGCTGCGGCGCGTCCACGACCCCCAGGAGACCGTCCGGATCGCCTTGGTGGGCAAGTACATCGACCTCTCCGACGCCTACCTGTCGGTCGCCGAGGCGTTGCGCGCCGGCGGCTTCAAACACCGCGCCAAGGTGGAGATGCGGTGGGTGGCCTCCGACGACTGCGAGTCCGAGAGCGGAGCTGCGGCGGCCCTGTCCGACGTGCACGGCGTGCTCATTCCCGGTGGGTTCGGCATCCGCGGTATCGAGGGCAAGATCGGCGCCATCAGCTATGCGCGCAAGCGCGGACTGCCGGTACTGGGACTGTGTCTCGGGCTGCAGTGCATCGTGATCGAGGCCGCGCGGACCGTCGGCATCACCGGCGCGAACTCCGCCGAGTTCGACCCGGCCACTCCTGACCCGGTGATCTCGACAATGGCCGACCAGCAGGACGCCGTGTCCGGAGAGGCCGACCTCGGCGGCACCATGCGCCTCGGCGCCTACCCGGCGGTTCTGCAATCGGGTTCGGTGGTCGCACAGGCCTACGGAGCCACCGAGGTGTCCGAGCGGCACCGGCACCGCTACGAGGTCAACAACGCCTACCGGGATCGCATCGCCAAGAGCGGTCTGCGGTTCTCGGGCACCTCGCCCGACGGTCACCTGGTCGAGTTCGTCGAGTACGCGCCCGAGGTCCATCCCTTCCTGGTGGGCACCCAGGCGCACCCCGAGCTCAAGAGCAGGCCCACCCGGCCGCATCCGCTGTTCGCGGCGTTCATCGGGGCAGCGCTGGCCTACAAGGCCGAGGAACGGCTGCCCGGCATGGACCTGCCTGAGTCGTACTCCGAGGAGACCGAAGCCGTCGACGAGTCCCTGGACACCTCCTTGGAGACATCGGAGATCCGTGGCTGAACACGACTTCGAGACGCTCGCAAGCGAAACCGTTTACGTCGGAAAGATTTTCGCCCTGCGGGCCGATGAGGTCAGCATGCCGGGCGGCGGGTCGGCCCGGCGTGAGGTCGTCGAGCACTACGGTGCGGTCGCCGTGGTCGCCCTCGACGACGACGGCAATGTGGTGCTGGTGTACCAGTACCGGCACCCGCTGGGTCGGCGACTGTGGGAGCTGCCCGCCGGGCTGCTCGATCTCGGTGGGGAACCACCCCAGGTCACCGCGGCCCGCGAGCTCGAAGAGGAAGTCGGCCTGGTCGCCGCGAACTGGCGCGTGCTCGTCGATCTGGACTCCACGCCGGGGTTCTCCGATGAAAGCGTGCGAATCTTCCTGGCCACCGGCCTGAGCCACATCGACCGGCCCGAGGCGCACGACGAAGAAGCCGACATGCGCGCGGAGCGGGTTCCGTTGGCACAGGCGGTGTCCCGGGTGTTCGCCGGTGAGATCGTGAATTCGATTGCGGTGGCTGGGATTCTGGCCGCTCACACGATGGCGGATATGGACTCGTTGCGGACGGTCGACGCTCCGTGGACTGACCGGCCGACGGCATTTCGGCGGCGCAAAGGCCTGCAGTGACGCTCCCGTCTCCTGTTCGCGCGAGCGGCTCATCGGGGCCGTCTCCTCTTCGCGCAAGCGGCTCATCGGGGCCGTCTCCTCTTCGCGCAAGCGGCTCATCGGCCGCCGCCCAGGCGGTCCTGGAGACCCAGATCCGCAGCTACCTCGACCATTTGACGGTCGAACGGGGAGTCGCGGCCAACACGCTGAGCTCGTACCGGCGTGATCTGCGCCGGTACGCCGAGCATCTGCAGCGGTGCGGTATCGAGGACCTGGCCAAGGTGGCCGAATCCGACGTCAGCGACTTCCTGGTCGCGTTGCGCCGCGGTGACCCGGAGGCCGGGCAAGCCGCGCTCTCGGCGGTGTCAGCGGCACGCGCAGTGGTCGCGGTCCGCGGACTGCACCGGTTCGCCGTGGCCGAAGGTCTCACCGAGCTCGATGTGGCCCGGGAGGTTCGGCCCCCCAACCCCAGCCGCCGGCTGCCCAAGAGCTTGACGCTCGACGAGGTGCTGGCGCTGTTGGATGCCGCCGGCGGCGAGAGCGAGGCGGACGGTCCGCTGACCCTGCGCAATCGCGCGCTGCTGGAGCTGCTGTACTCGACCGGGGCGCGCATCTCCGAGGCCGTCGGGCTCGACGTCGACGACATCGACACCCACAACCGGTCGGTGTTGCTGCACGGCAAGGGCGGCAAGCAACGGCTCGTGCCGATCGGCCGCCCGGCGGTCAGCGCCCTCGACGCCTATCTGGTGCGCGGTCGGCCCGACCTGGCACGCCGCGGTCGCGGCACCCCGGCCATCTTTCTCAACGCCCGCGGCGGTCGGCTGTCCCGCCAGAGCGCGTGGCAGGTGCTGCAGGACGCGGCCGAGCGGGCCGGGATCACCTCCGCGGTGTCACCGCACACACTGCGGCATTCGTTCGCGACGCACCTGCTCGACGGCGGCGCCGACGTGCGTGTCGTCCAGGAACTCCTCGGGCACGCTTCGGTGACCACCACGCAGATCTACACCATGGTCACCGTGCACACCCTGCGCGAGGTGTGGGCCGGTGCGCATCCGCGGGCGCGTTAGCCGCTGAGGAGTTCGGACTCCAGCATCACGTCGCGCAGCAGGGTCTGGTACTCGCCGTGGGTCTTGTGTTCGACGGTGTTCCACCGCACGCCTTGTTCTGCGCGCATGTACGCCAGATAGTCGGGTGCCCCGGGGAGTTTGACGTTGTCGGCGACCACGATCGCGCCGCAGCCCCTGTCGATGCTCGCGTCCGCAGAGCGCAGCCAGCCCCGGTCCAGCACACTGTGCAGATCGGCCAGATACGCGCTCTTGTCGTGGTCGATGAACATGAAATCAAGTGTGCCCGTGTCGAATCCGAGCCGTGCGAGGGTATCGAGGGTGCGTCCGCCGTCGCCGATGGTGCCCACCACACACGTGATGCGGTCGGCCAGCCCGGCGTGAGCCCAGATGGTGCGGGCGATTTCGGCGTTCGCCGAGGCCAGTTCGATCGAGAACACCCGCGCTGCAGGCGCCGCGCGGGCGATCCGCAGGGCGCCGTAGCCACAGTAGGTGCCCAGCTCCAGCGCGAGCCGCGGTTGTGCGCGGACCACGGCAGCGTCGAGCAGCGCGCCCTTCTCGTCGCCCACGTTGATCAGGAACGATTCCTCGTAGGCAAAGCGGTCGATGGTCGCGATGACGTCGTCGGGATCGCCACGACGCGCGTTGGCCACGACGTACCGGGCCGCGGCCGCCTCACGGCCATCGCCGATCTGGCCGACGGTGAAGATGTTGCGCTGGTGTAATGCCATGCGCCAAAAGGACGTTCGAAGGAATGGAGCGTGGCGCTGCCAGCTCACAACCGCCCCATCCAGCTGTTGAACAGCCCCTCGGGATCGTATTTGGCGCGCAGTATGTCGAGCCGCGCCATGTTCTGATCGGTGGCGAACCGGGCGGGTCGCCTGCCGAGGTTTTCGTCGGCCAAGCCGACTCCCGTGGCCAGGTGCGCCATGGCCGCCATGTTGTCGCGAGGCCAGTCGCGGTAGCGTTCGTCATCGGCGGGGTCCGGCCACACGGCGTAGAGCGCCATGTTGATCTCGTCCTCCAGCCCGTAGAACAACTCGTCCCGCGCCGGCGACGGGCTCCAGTTGTACATCAGGAAGTGCGACGGTGGCGGCGGCATGGTCTCGATGATCCGGTGAATGCCCGGCAGCAGATCCTCAGCCGAGGCGGACGTCCACATGTTGTCGGCGACATAGCGGTGCCCGGTGGGGTAGTTGCTCATCACCGCGCCGTACCATCCGGCCAAATCGGTTGTGGTGTAGGGGATCTTGACGATAGCGCGGTCAACGGCCGGGCAGCTGGACAGGATCGACAGGGCGGCTTCGGCCTCGGCTTCGGTATCGGCGAACGCCGGGGAGGCCACCACGATGGTCGGGTGTTCGAGCCCCAGGGCCGGCAGATTGCGTGATGTGATGATCTGCAGTTCCACCCGGTCGTCGATCTCCGGGCTGATTCGGCGCGCCCAGGTGAAGACGTCGTCGAGCACCTCGACGGGGTAGATGTACAGACAGCTGCCGCAGACCGCCGGACGCGGGTGCAGCTGCAGATGGAAGGCGGTCACCACCGCGAAGAATCCTGGGCCCGAACCGCGTGCGGCCCAGAACAAATCGGAGTTCTCGTCGGCGTCGCAGTACACCCGCTGGCCGTCGGCGGTGACGACGTCGATTCCGATGACGCTCTCGCATGCCGGCCCGACCACTTTGCTGTTCCAGCCGTATCCGCCCTGCAGCAGATACCCGCCCAGGCAGATGCCCTCGCAGTGCCCGGCGGGAAAGAACAGGCCGAGCTTGTCGAGTTCGGCGGCCAGCGCGCTGCCGACCTTTCCCGGCCCGACCACGGCGGACATGCGTTCGGCGTCGATCACGCACTGGTCGAGACGGCTGACATCGAGCAGCGTCCCGCCGTCGCGCAGGTGGCTGGCGGCCCAGCTGTGTCCGCCCGACACGATGCTGAAGGGCCCATGCGCACCGGTGACCGTCGCCACGACGTCGTCGACATCATGGGCCTGGACGATCAGGTCGGGGTAGCGGTCGGGGACCAGACCGTTCCAGACGGTGGCCCGACGCGCCTCTTCATAGCCGTCAGCGCCGCGACGGAACTGCCGTGCGTCTGTTGACATTTCACCTCCAGTACCGGCGGCGGACGGGTGGATTCAATAGCGGTCGATCACGTCGAGGGCGACCTCGCGTGCGGGGGCCACGGCGATTCCCCGCGCCACGCCGCGTGGCGCGGGGCGGGTGCGGTCTCGCGCAGGCATCCGAAGCTCCAATGTCTTCATGATGGTCGCAATCGCGATGGAAAGCTCGGAGTTCGCGAACGCCGCACCGATGCACCGTCGATGGCCTCCGCCGAACGGGGCGAACTCGAACGGCGAAATGCGCGAGTCGAGGAATCGTTCGGGACGGAACAGGTTGGGGTCGGTCCAGATGTCTGGGTTGAAATGTAGTGCGTACAAGGCTATTCCGACGACGTCGCCGGCTGCGCAGTCGACGCCGCCGACGGTCAGGGGTTCGGTCAGCCGCCGCAGCACGATCGGCACCGGCGGGTGCATGCGCAGCGCCTCCTTGATGACCGCACCCAGGTAGGGCAACGCGACCATCTCGGCCGGGGTGTTGGCTTGAGTCACCTCGTCTGCGACCCGTTGCCGCAACTTCTCGTCGCGGTAGATGTGGTAGAGCGCCCACACCATCGAGGTGGCGGTGGTCTCGTGGCCTGCGGCCAGCAGCGTCCTGAGCTGATCGTGCATGCCCTGGCCCTTGCGTCCGCGGCCGCAATCGTCGGTTGCGGACAACAGCACATCGAGCATGTCGGCGCCGGCGAGGCCGCCGCGTGCCCGGCTGTCCATGTCGTCGGAGAGCAGCCGGTCGAGATCGTCGCGCAGCCGTAGCAGACGCGCCCACGGGCCGTGGCCGCCGAGTTCGCGGCGCAGCGCGGGAACCAGCATCAGCGGCGCGGTGTTGGCCCGCATCAACGCGGTGATCGCCTCGGTGTACATGGCACGCCGGTCGGGCTCGGCGACGCTGAACACCACCCGGATGGCGATGTGCAGGGTGACGGCCACGGCCAGCTGCCGCACGGCGATCGAGTCCCCGGGCCGTACGTTGCGGATCTCCTCGCATGTCGCCGAGGCGATGATGCCGCTGTACTTCTTGACCCGGTCCCCGTGGAACGCCGGCAGCAACAGGCTGCGTTCCCGGTGGTGCTGTTCACCGGACAGCAGGATCAGCGATCCTGGCCCGACAACCGGTTCGATCGGATTTGGCGTGGGCGCCTCACACTGCGCTGCGGGCATCGTGAGGATGTCGCGGGCGGCATCGGCGGTGCCGAAGAACTTCACCTCTCCGAGACCGGGAAAGGTCAGCACGAGGGGGCTGGGACCGGTGGCGTGACGGTGGAAGAACCCGACCGGATCGACCCCGGCAGCGGCCGCGCGGAGCAGTCCGGCGGGCGACTTGATCAACTGAGTCGGCATTGCCGCAGCCTTCCGGACGGGGTTTGGCAACGATCCGCATGATTGCGAAACCGTCTCATTTGGGTCACACCCGGGTGCTCAGTGTTCGGGTGCCAGGTGGTACTCGTTCGAGGTAGCCGGAATGGACACGAAATTGCGTGTTGGTAACGGAGTTTGCGCGTGCCATCGCCGCCTTGGGCGGAGCTCTGATTGCTGGGGTGCTCAGCCCGAACAACGTTGGCCTCGCCAGAGTTTCCGCAGGTAGCGGCGGTACCTGGCGGAGTTGGGCCGCTCCGGAGCGGCATGCCTTGGTGCGTTCGACGGGCACGGCCGAATGTTCTGCGCGTCGGTGTGGGCGCCGTTGTCGTCCCGCAGCCGACCGAGGAAATGGAATTCGCGGGATTCGCCACTGATTTCTCGAATGTAATACGTGGAGAAATTTTCATTCCGGTTAATTTTGTTGGTTTTGCGGAGTTTGCGGAAATTAACGTGAGAAATGGCGAATTTGCGCCGGGAAGCGCCGGACCGGATGAATGCATAATTGGTGTCGACATTTCCCTCACCTTTCCCTGTCGGATTGCCCGATCGGGCACCTGCGGTGATTTGCGAGATAC
It encodes the following:
- the steA gene encoding putative cytokinetic ring protein SteA, which gives rise to MKMSALLARNASSRPGITGTARVDRDIDRLLRRVGAGDIVVLDVQDLDRITADALVEANVAGVVNASPSISGRYPNLGPEVLVANGVVLIDEAGPEIFKKVKDGARVRLNNGGVYAGDRRLALGTERTDHEIHDLMHEAKSGLVAHLEAFAGNTIEFIRSESPLLIDGIGIPDVDVDLHRRHVVIVAEEPNAAADLRALKPFIKEYQPVLVGVGVGADVLRKAGYRPALIVGDPDKLSVEVLRCGAQVVLPADADGHAAGLERIQDLGIGAMTFPAAGSAADLALLLCDHHGASLIVTAGHAANIEEFFDRSRQASNPSTFLTRLKVGEKLVDAKAVATLYRSRVSGGAIALLVLAMLVAVIVALWVSRADTAVLDWVANYWHQFITWVQGLVS
- the xerD gene encoding site-specific tyrosine recombinase XerD, whose protein sequence is METQIRSYLDHLTVERGVAANTLSSYRRDLRRYAEHLQRCGIEDLAKVAESDVSDFLVALRRGDPEAGQAALSAVSAARAVVAVRGLHRFAVAEGLTELDVAREVRPPNPSRRLPKSLTLDEVLALLDAAGGESEADGPLTLRNRALLELLYSTGARISEAVGLDVDDIDTHNRSVLLHGKGGKQRLVPIGRPAVSALDAYLVRGRPDLARRGRGTPAIFLNARGGRLSRQSAWQVLQDAAERAGITSAVSPHTLRHSFATHLLDGGADVRVVQELLGHASVTTTQIYTMVTVHTLREVWAGAHPRAR
- a CDS encoding copper transporter: MISLRAHAISLAAVFLALAIGVALGSGLLSNTVLSGLRDDKQQLQHQIDSLTEDKNALNQKLNAAGEFDAQLAPRMVRDALKDKSVVLFRTPDAADGDVDAIARIIGQAGGTVSGAVSMTSEFVEANSADKLLSVVNSPVVPAGKQLNTVALDQGSQAGDLLGMALLIDKNPTVPPVDDTQRNTVLTALRDTGFLSYNGHIGAANTAVIVTGGPLGDDGGNRGTTVARLAAGLAPHGSGVVLIGRDGSASGTGPVAVVRSDAGLTGAVSTVDDADTSAGQITTVLALGELASGGKPGQYGTGRGAASVTLPQ
- a CDS encoding NUDIX domain-containing protein — encoded protein: MAEHDFETLASETVYVGKIFALRADEVSMPGGGSARREVVEHYGAVAVVALDDDGNVVLVYQYRHPLGRRLWELPAGLLDLGGEPPQVTAARELEEEVGLVAANWRVLVDLDSTPGFSDESVRIFLATGLSHIDRPEAHDEEADMRAERVPLAQAVSRVFAGEIVNSIAVAGILAAHTMADMDSLRTVDAPWTDRPTAFRRRKGLQ
- a CDS encoding cytochrome P450 gives rise to the protein MPTQLIKSPAGLLRAAAAGVDPVGFFHRHATGPSPLVLTFPGLGEVKFFGTADAARDILTMPAAQCEAPTPNPIEPVVGPGSLILLSGEQHHRERSLLLPAFHGDRVKKYSGIIASATCEEIRNVRPGDSIAVRQLAVAVTLHIAIRVVFSVAEPDRRAMYTEAITALMRANTAPLMLVPALRRELGGHGPWARLLRLRDDLDRLLSDDMDSRARGGLAGADMLDVLLSATDDCGRGRKGQGMHDQLRTLLAAGHETTATSMVWALYHIYRDEKLRQRVADEVTQANTPAEMVALPYLGAVIKEALRMHPPVPIVLRRLTEPLTVGGVDCAAGDVVGIALYALHFNPDIWTDPNLFRPERFLDSRISPFEFAPFGGGHRRCIGAAFANSELSIAIATIMKTLELRMPARDRTRPAPRGVARGIAVAPAREVALDVIDRY
- a CDS encoding FAD-binding oxidoreductase, which gives rise to MSTDARQFRRGADGYEEARRATVWNGLVPDRYPDLIVQAHDVDDVVATVTGAHGPFSIVSGGHSWAASHLRDGGTLLDVSRLDQCVIDAERMSAVVGPGKVGSALAAELDKLGLFFPAGHCEGICLGGYLLQGGYGWNSKVVGPACESVIGIDVVTADGQRVYCDADENSDLFWAARGSGPGFFAVVTAFHLQLHPRPAVCGSCLYIYPVEVLDDVFTWARRISPEIDDRVELQIITSRNLPALGLEHPTIVVASPAFADTEAEAEAALSILSSCPAVDRAIVKIPYTTTDLAGWYGAVMSNYPTGHRYVADNMWTSASAEDLLPGIHRIIETMPPPPSHFLMYNWSPSPARDELFYGLEDEINMALYAVWPDPADDERYRDWPRDNMAAMAHLATGVGLADENLGRRPARFATDQNMARLDILRAKYDPEGLFNSWMGRL
- a CDS encoding CTP synthase, producing the protein MPPLRKHPQTATKHIFVTGGVVSSLGKGLTASSLGQLLTARGLQVTMQKLDPYLNVDPGTMNPFQHGEVFVTEDGAETDLDVGHYERFLDRDLSGSANVTTGQVYSTVIAKERRGEYLGDTVQVIPHITDEIKNRILAMAEPDARGHRPDVVITEIGGTVGDIESQPFLEAARQVRHDVGRDNVFFLHVSLVPYLAPSGELKTKPTQHSVAALRSIGITPDALILRCDRDVPEPLKNKIALMCDVDVDGVISTPDAPSIYDIPKVLHREELDAYVVRRLNLPFRDVDWTEWDDLLRRVHDPQETVRIALVGKYIDLSDAYLSVAEALRAGGFKHRAKVEMRWVASDDCESESGAAAALSDVHGVLIPGGFGIRGIEGKIGAISYARKRGLPVLGLCLGLQCIVIEAARTVGITGANSAEFDPATPDPVISTMADQQDAVSGEADLGGTMRLGAYPAVLQSGSVVAQAYGATEVSERHRHRYEVNNAYRDRIAKSGLRFSGTSPDGHLVEFVEYAPEVHPFLVGTQAHPELKSRPTRPHPLFAAFIGAALAYKAEERLPGMDLPESYSEETEAVDESLDTSLETSEIRG
- a CDS encoding O-methyltransferase, with product MALHQRNIFTVGQIGDGREAAAARYVVANARRGDPDDVIATIDRFAYEESFLINVGDEKGALLDAAVVRAQPRLALELGTYCGYGALRIARAAPAARVFSIELASANAEIARTIWAHAGLADRITCVVGTIGDGGRTLDTLARLGFDTGTLDFMFIDHDKSAYLADLHSVLDRGWLRSADASIDRGCGAIVVADNVKLPGAPDYLAYMRAEQGVRWNTVEHKTHGEYQTLLRDVMLESELLSG